In the genome of Bradyrhizobium sp. CB3481, the window GCCGCCTGGTTGCCCAAGCGGCCTTTCCTGTCCTACGGCAGTCACACATTAGCGGGCGATTTCAGAACCTCCGCACCAGGGGCCTATCTCCCGGCCGTGTCCTACTCGGTGACCGCTGCAAATCGGGGCAGTCGCGACTGGATCCCGACACCGACGCGATGGTTTCCCATCTCCGCAAGATGGCTTCATTAAGCCGCGAGAACGCGGAAGGTACAAGCCGGCAGCCGGCGGCTGTCCCCGCTGATCCCGTTATTCACAGGCGGCTGGTTGTATGCCACAGCGCTTGCAGCGGCGGAGTGTCACGCCGTGCGGCGATGACGATCGTGTCAGCTTCCCGGCGTCCAGGCCTGGTAGTCGCCGGTCGCCTTGGGACGGCGGCCGCTAACGAGCGTCGAACCGGACGGACGGTACGCCGCGGGTGTACCGGTAAGGTTCGGCTGATGCGGCTTTTCCCATTCGCGTGGCGTGTAACCCAGCTCCGTCGGCGGCGTGTCGACGACGTGGTGCAGCCAGCCATGCCATGACGGCGGCACCCGGCTCGCCTCCGCATAGCCATTATAGATCACCCAGCGCCGCTCGAAGCCGAGCGTCGGGTCGACCTTGCGGCCCTTGGTGCGGTAGTAGCGGTTGCCCTGCTCGTCCTCGCCGACGAGTTCGCCGAATCGCCACGTCCACAATTGCGTGCCGAACGTCTGGCCGTTCCACCAGGTGAAAAACTTCAGCAAAAACTGCTTCATGGCGACCCGGCCGGTTCGAGAAAACGTGCCGCTCTGATGCCATTCGCAGGGCGGATTGTCCAGACAAAGGCTGACATTCCGCCCCTGCCAGGGGACGGTTTTGCCCCGCCTGTTTGCGGCCACGCCTATGGTCTCGAAATCGGCGCAATCCGTTCATGCCAGATACAGTTCCGGGCCGACAGTCTGAGCTCGCAGGCAATGAATGTAGGTGTTTGGGAACCTCCATCACACGATGGGGTTAGGCCCCTGTATTCCCGCAAATGGAGCCGACAATGATCAGTCTTAAGGTTTTGAGTACAGCGGCAGCGATAGCGCTTGTCTTGCCGCTCGCCGCGCCAAGCTTCAATGCCGCTCAGGCGCAAGGCCCCGGCGCTCGCGGCGGTGGTGGTGGCGGTGGCGGCGCAGCTGTCGGTGGCGGCGGTGGCGGCGGCGGCAGAGGTGGCGGCGGCGCAGCTATGGGCGGCGGCGGTGGTGCGGCAATCGGTGCAGGTGGCGGTTTTAGAGGTGGCGGCCCCGGCATAGCGGCCGGTGGCGGCGCTGGGATCAGAGGCGGTGGAATGGCCGGAGCCCCTGTCACGTCACCGGGCGTTCGCCCGGCCCCCGGCACCGGAGGCGGTGTTGTAGCGGGCGGCGGAAATTGGTCTGGCGGTACCTGGCATGGTGGTCGCCATCATCACCATCACGGTGGCGGGTTCTGGCCGGGCTTCGCGATCGGCGCCGGCATCGGATCGGCCTACGGCTATTACGGCAATAACTACTATTACGACGATCCCTATTATTACGACGACACGGTGGTCGCCGCGGCACCTCCGGTCGGCGATGACGCCGTCGCCTACTGCATGCGCCGGTACAAGTCCTACGATCCCGCATCGGGAACGTATCTCGGCTATGACGGTCAGCGTCACCCCTGCCCGGCGCAGTAACACAATATCGTGAGTTCGAAGGGCGGCGCATTCACCCTGCGCCGCCCTTTTCATTTCGGGATCAGGATCGCAGCGCCACCGCGATGCCGCCGAGCGTGATCGTCAGCGCCGCGATCTCGCGTGGCCCGAGCGGCTCGCGCAGCATCGCGGCCGCCGCAAGCACGCCGACGACGGGGACCAGCAGGGTTCCAACCGAGGCCGTGGCCGCCGGCAACCGCTCGAGCGCGGCAAACCAGCAGACGTAACACAGGCAGAACTGGATCAGCGTCATATTGAGAAGCGCGGCCCAGCCGACCCACGACAGCGCCGCCAGCTGCGGCTGCTCGACCACAAGGCCGACGATCGCGACCGGCAGGCAGCCGAGCCCGACCTGCCAGGCGGCCAGCGAAAGCGGCGGCATCTTGAGCGGAAAGTGCTTGGTCAGCACGGTGCCGAGCCCGACGCCGATCGCGCCCGCCAAGGCGAGCGCGACGCCCGGCAGTTTTTCGATTGAGGTCTCGAAACCATTGCCGCCGATCAGCACGACGATGCCGGCAAGCGCCACGATCAGCGAGATCGCGCGAAGCGGCGTCAGCCGCTCGCCCAGGAGCGGCCATGCCAAGAATGCCACCCAGACCGGGATCGATATGCCAAGCACCGCCGCCTCGCTGGCGCTAAGCCAGAGCAATGCCAGCCCCATGAACGCTACCCAGCCACTGATCGATAGTGTGGAGACGAGCAGCAGCCGCGACCACATTGGCCGTGGCACGCTCAATTTTTGACGTCGCGCCAGCGCGACCAGTGCCAGCGCCGTGGCGCCGGTGACACCTGCCAGGCCCCGCGACGACAAAGGCGGCCATTCGGTCAGTAAAAGTTTCATAATCGGAAAGTTGAGGCCCCACCCCACCGACGTAATCGCGAGCAGGATGAGCCCGAGCGGCGACGGCCGCCCCGTGTGACTGGTCGGTGGCATGGCGGGCTTAGATCCGGAACCGGAAGTGCATTTGTTATCGTTGTTCTTGTTCTGATACAGCGTTCTTGTTCTGATACAGCGAAACGGAATTGCCCTCGGCAACTTTTGTGTGCACTCTATCATACAGACGACCTGTCGGCGTTTCGACTCAATCGTCGCGTGGATGTGCTAGTCACGTAGTCGCCGCCCAAGGAAGGAAACATCGTGCCGCGCGTTCTCGTGGTCGATGACGACCCGATGGTATGCGTCGCCATCGAGGTCTGTCTGACGCGCAAGGGGTTCGACGTCACCGTTGCCGACGGTGGTGAGGCCGGAATGCGCGCGCTCGAAACTTCCGAGTTCGACGTCATGCTGATCGACGTGTTCATGCCGCATATGCGCGGCTTCGAGTCGATCCGGATGTTCCACGAACGCAAGCCGGACACGCCGATTGTCGCCATGTCCGGCTACGCCTTCGCCAACGCCGAGCGCGCCCCGGATTTCCTGCGCATGACCATCGAGCTTGGCGCGGCATGCTGCCTGCGCAAGCCGTTCACGCCCGACGCGCTGTTGACCTCGGTCAATCAATGCATCACCAAACCAGAAGCGTCCGCGCGCCACTCGAAGTAACAATTTGCAATGCCCTCGCAGCGTATCATTCTCGGAATTGGCCTCGCGATTCTCCTGGTTATCGGCGCTGCCTCGATTGGATTGGACTTCAAGTCGCGGTCGGATAACGCTTCCGTCGACCGCGCGCTCGGAATTCTAAGCAAGCTCTCCGACATGCGACCGATGCTGCGGGGAGCGGAGAGCGCGGCGCGCGCCTTCGCGTTGACCGGCGACCAGGAATTCGCCAGGGAATACCGCGAGGCCAGCGACGCCATCCTGCCGGCCCTTGCGCTGCTGATCGAGGCGGTGAAGGACAATCCCACGGAAAGGCAGCTGATCGAACAAACCAAGGCGTTGGTGGAACGCCAGATTGCCATCAACAGCGAGTTGATCAGGCTCCGCAATGCGGGAGACAATGCCGGTGCCGCAGCGCTCGTCGGCCAGGAGGACCGCGAGGCGACGGCGACGATCGCCGGAAATCTTGCGAAGGCGGTGGCAGAAGAGCGCCGGCTGCTTTTTGCCAGGCGCGCCGAGTCCGAAACCAGCGGGGTCTTCCTGCTGGCGATCGATCTTGCCGGAGTGTTGCTGATCCTGGTCCTTGCGAGTGTTCTGACGATGTCGGCCCGCCGTTCGCGCCGGGAACTGCAGGATTCGCTCAGCGCCAGCAAGGCGACCAACGAGGCGCTGGAGGCAGCGGTCGCCGAACGCACCGCGCATCTTGTCGCCGCACATGAGGAGCTCAGGCTGTCGGCCGCCGTCCTGCGCAGCACCTTTCACAGCATGGCCGAAGCCGTGCTCGTCATCGACACCAAGGGAGAGATTCTGCTTTCCAATCCCGCCGCGGAGACGATGCTGCGCTACCGGCCGGGCATGACGGTCGAGCTGCTCCGCTCGCTCAGCACCGTTTTCCACGCCGATGGCGTCACGCCGCTAAAGGTCGAAGACATGCCCGCCTCGCGCGCGCTGCGCGGCGAAACCTTCGACTCCAGCGAAATGGTGGTACGCCCGGTCAGCGGCAACGCGCCGGTTCACCTCATCATCAGCGGCCGGCCGCTACGCGACGGCTCGGGCGCGATCAGCGGCGCCGCGCTGGTCTATCACGACGCCACCGCCTCGCGGGAAACCGAGCACAAACTGCAGCAATCGCAAAAGCTCGACGCGATCGGCAAGCTCACCGGCGGCGTCGCCCACGACTTCAACAACATGCTCACCGTCATCACCGGCACCACCGAGACGCTGGTCGCCAGCCTTGCCCATGAGCCGGACCTGCAAAAGACCGCCGAACTG includes:
- a CDS encoding CHASE3 domain-containing protein, encoding MPSQRIILGIGLAILLVIGAASIGLDFKSRSDNASVDRALGILSKLSDMRPMLRGAESAARAFALTGDQEFAREYREASDAILPALALLIEAVKDNPTERQLIEQTKALVERQIAINSELIRLRNAGDNAGAAALVGQEDREATATIAGNLAKAVAEERRLLFARRAESETSGVFLLAIDLAGVLLILVLASVLTMSARRSRRELQDSLSASKATNEALEAAVAERTAHLVAAHEELRLSAAVLRSTFHSMAEAVLVIDTKGEILLSNPAAETMLRYRPGMTVELLRSLSTVFHADGVTPLKVEDMPASRALRGETFDSSEMVVRPVSGNAPVHLIISGRPLRDGSGAISGAALVYHDATASRETEHKLQQSQKLDAIGKLTGGVAHDFNNMLTVITGTTETLVASLAHEPDLQKTAELIDQAAERCSELIQHLLAFARRQPLQPRNVDINATVLDIAKLLRPTLGEQVEVNSILDQETAIAHIDASQLANSLLNMAINARDAMPNGGKLLLETRNVVLDDAYAQANPGVKAGPYVMLAVSDTGGGMSQEVLDKVFEPFFTTKEVGKGSGLGLSMVYGFVKQSGGHIRIYSEVGHGTTIKLYLPPARGQIEAAPAPAAALPHGNETILVVEDDALVRNFVIAQLQSLGYRTIAAANGPAAMALIADDKPFDLLFTDVIMPGGMTGRQLADEAIKRRPGVKVLYTSGYTDNAIVHQGRLDPGVLLLTKPYRKSQLANMVRRALAG
- a CDS encoding BA14K family protein → MAGAPVTSPGVRPAPGTGGGVVAGGGNWSGGTWHGGRHHHHHGGGFWPGFAIGAGIGSAYGYYGNNYYYDDPYYYDDTVVAAAPPVGDDAVAYCMRRYKSYDPASGTYLGYDGQRHPCPAQ
- a CDS encoding DMT family transporter; this encodes MPPTSHTGRPSPLGLILLAITSVGWGLNFPIMKLLLTEWPPLSSRGLAGVTGATALALVALARRQKLSVPRPMWSRLLLVSTLSISGWVAFMGLALLWLSASEAAVLGISIPVWVAFLAWPLLGERLTPLRAISLIVALAGIVVLIGGNGFETSIEKLPGVALALAGAIGVGLGTVLTKHFPLKMPPLSLAAWQVGLGCLPVAIVGLVVEQPQLAALSWVGWAALLNMTLIQFCLCYVCWFAALERLPAATASVGTLLVPVVGVLAAAAMLREPLGPREIAALTITLGGIAVALRS
- a CDS encoding NADH:ubiquinone oxidoreductase subunit NDUFA12, producing the protein MKQFLLKFFTWWNGQTFGTQLWTWRFGELVGEDEQGNRYYRTKGRKVDPTLGFERRWVIYNGYAEASRVPPSWHGWLHHVVDTPPTELGYTPREWEKPHQPNLTGTPAAYRPSGSTLVSGRRPKATGDYQAWTPGS
- a CDS encoding response regulator; protein product: MPRVLVVDDDPMVCVAIEVCLTRKGFDVTVADGGEAGMRALETSEFDVMLIDVFMPHMRGFESIRMFHERKPDTPIVAMSGYAFANAERAPDFLRMTIELGAACCLRKPFTPDALLTSVNQCITKPEASARHSK